The Paenibacillus amylolyticus genome contains the following window.
GAAAATGACGCTGGAAATGACAAAAGTCATAGGCGAAAAAGACCTTGTGTACCAATGCTTTCAGCCATTATGCATCGATAAAAACGATTACATAACCTAATGTTGTCATCATTGTTCATGACGAAAGTACGCTTTCATTTCATTGAACAGGAGAGCATTCTCGCTTAGGATTACAGCAGGGGAGAAATGATACCCCTTTCATAAATCATAATCACTTGATCCAAGGAGGATAATACAATGAGTAATTTGGACCAATCGTCCAATTCCAAAGGTGGGCTACGGGTAGGGGTGCAGCGTTTTGGCCGATTCCTGAGTGGTATGGTCATGCCGAATATGGGCGCATTCATCGCCTGGGGATTAATTACGGCCATGTTCATTCCTACTGGCTGGTTCCCTAACGAGACGCTTGCACAACTAGTTGATCCAATGATCAAATATTTGCTGCCCCTGTTGATTGGTTACACCGGGGGTACGATGGTGCATGGTCAGCGTGGTGGTGTCGTGGGTGCCATTATGACCATTGGGGTCATCGTGGGTAGTGATATTCCGATGTTCCTCGGTGCCATGATTGCGGGACCGCTGGCAGCATGGATCATCAAAAAGTTCGATAAATCAATCGAAGGTAAAGTTAAAGCCGGATTTGAAATGCTGGTTAACAACTTCTCAGCCGGTATTATTGGCGGGATCTTGGGGATTTTTGCTCTACTGGGCATTGGGCCTGCGGTAGAAGCGATTAGTAAAGTATTGTCTGCTGGCGTACAAGGTCTGATGAATCTGGGCTTGCTTCCGCTGGTCAACCTGATCATTGAACCAGGTAAAGTATTGTTCCTAAACAATGCAATCAACCACGGAATTCTGACACCGATTGCAACTGATCAAGCCAGAGAATTAGGACAATCTGTATTATATATGCTTGAATCCAACCCGGGTCCGGGACTGGGGATCTTGCTTGCTTACTGCTTCTTCGGACGCGGAATGGCCAAATCTTCTGCTCCAGGTGCCGTTATCATTCATTTCTTCGGGGGAATTCATGAGATCTACTTCCCTTACATTCTGATGAGACCGATTCTGATTCTTGCCGCAATCGCGGGTGGCGTTGCAGGTACATTAACATTCATGCTCACGGGAGCAGGACTTGTTTCAGCACCATCACCGGGCAGTATTATCGCATATTTCCTCTTGACACCAAAAGGTGGATACCTGCCGATGCTCG
Protein-coding sequences here:
- a CDS encoding PTS mannitol transporter subunit IICB; the protein is MSNLDQSSNSKGGLRVGVQRFGRFLSGMVMPNMGAFIAWGLITAMFIPTGWFPNETLAQLVDPMIKYLLPLLIGYTGGTMVHGQRGGVVGAIMTIGVIVGSDIPMFLGAMIAGPLAAWIIKKFDKSIEGKVKAGFEMLVNNFSAGIIGGILGIFALLGIGPAVEAISKVLSAGVQGLMNLGLLPLVNLIIEPGKVLFLNNAINHGILTPIATDQARELGQSVLYMLESNPGPGLGILLAYCFFGRGMAKSSAPGAVIIHFFGGIHEIYFPYILMRPILILAAIAGGVAGTLTFMLTGAGLVSAPSPGSIIAYFLLTPKGGYLPMLAGVLVAAVVSFLIAAVLLKTGKQKDEDLESASNRMKDMKSQGTVPNAGITANNHLQADRAAEASSTVKTDVKKIVFSCDAGMGSSAMGASILRKKMKAEGIDVTVTNTAISDIPQDADVVITQQILTDRARSVAPNAEHISIDNFLKSPEYDALVERLK